The Theobroma cacao cultivar B97-61/B2 chromosome 1, Criollo_cocoa_genome_V2, whole genome shotgun sequence genome contains the following window.
CATTTTTTCAActtatctacctcttaaaagcaGAAGCCAGGCCaaacatcatttttcaagaaattcttaataaaaagcAGAAAGTAGAATAAAATCTAAAGTAGAAGTAGAAGCTGGGCCAAACAAGATTTTGTAAAAAGCTCTTAAAAATAGcctttttttaagaataaaatctaaaaaaaaaacttaaaaaaaagctccaaTTAGGagttttctcttctctttttttttttataaaaaaaacacgTTAGCTTATTAGGAGAATTATTTCTTCCCAGAAAGATCCTCTCATCTCTCCTTATTGATCtccctttcctttctcccttttttgCAAATcagggtttttttttgttcttacNTTCTTGCAAAAATTAAGAGGAACGAAAACTAAAAGATCAGAATTACATTCaggtattattttttttttgttttgttttttattttattttttatcattcttttttcttgggtttttaaaactctctttattatttgatatgtttcaatttattgtttgatatgataattatatgatatttatttgttcttaatttttttagtgtagataatatttattgattatgattgaaataaatcaaataagtcAATAGTtgttgaaataaattaaataaaaattgagaAGTTAAAGTTAAATAAGTCATATATATGATACTTGATATACATAAAGTTAAAGTTAAATTTAACGATGAAGGATGAAGGCTttgtcttttttatatttgtctTTGTATCCATGATGTTTGTTCCAATGGTGAGAACCCattctatttcttttaatttcctCTTCCTTTTCCCAATTCTTTTTGAAATATGATCTCATTCCATTGATgtgatataatattttagaCACTGTGCTTGAAGAGAAACATTGACTTGACTAGGTTCACAAAGGCAACAGTGAAACTATTTTAAGGACATAAAGAAAACTATAGGCACGCAACAAGAAAATGTCACTATTGAATGAGTGGCCAACAATGTTTGATCACTTGTGATAATGACGAACATAAACACTATCACAAAACAGACGCATGCACTAATTTTAATCATCCCTAAACCAATTATCCAAAGCACAATTAATCAAGAATCATAGAAACAAAGAACCTCCATTAACCTGAACCTCTTACCTTTTTGCTGTTAATGTGTTTTTAACCTTCTTTATTTCACTGCACCTTTCCATAATTTTCTCCTCACTGCCTCCCCTACCCTCCTATACCCATAAATCACCTTATCTACCAACATTCTTCAGCCTTAGCTATTATTAACTCGGTCTTATGCCTCAAATCACTATCTGTTAGTTAACCATTAACGATTCTTTCCTTCTCTCCCTTGTCCTTTTCTGCTATATTACTACTCATCACTATTTCATCCCCTTCAACTTCAAAATAGTTTTCTAACATCTCAGATGGTATCTGGTACACTTGTTTGGCCACAACACTTACTCTTCAATCTCTCCATTCCCTCCAGGTTAATGACTCCtttgcattctttttctttttctgtgtTCCTCCAAATGGCTGGTCTGTGTCATTTCTTCCATGACTTTGTTGCTTACTTTTGCCTTTGTATTAtctttttctatttccttcttTCAATCTGTTGTCTTCCACCCAACCTTCTTCCATTCCTTTTGCTTTGTCCCTTTGCATCATATTTTGCTATATTGACCTCTAATATACAACCCAATAGCCATGCATCATCCACACTATAGATGGCTCATTGTGCTTCCCATAACCTTTCAAATCTAATAAACCCAAACTTCCTGCTAACCTTACTTCTTTTCACTAACTCGTTATTGGTGTACGTTAGAGAAACAAAATGAGCAAATACTAAGCAATACATTAACCATATAAACGAGCACAGAAGCTGAAATAAGGCAGTAAGATCTGCAACTTTCAACAATCATCTCCACACTGAACAAGCTCTAAAACCATATTTCGTATAGAGATTATTTTGTTTACTTTGTAGTTTGCTGGATAGTTTGCCTTGTTTCATTGCAGGCAAAGCCAGCTTTGTTGTATTAGCTAGTAGCATTTCTTTCCTGCTGCTTATTTTGGAAAAGTGAAATCACAAttatccaaaaataaaaaaaaaatgtccaAATAACTGAGATGAAAATGTTCAGGGCAGTTCTTGAGgaatagaaaaaatttacaaaccatgatatgatatgaattagatattattattttaattttatcaaaacaGGAAACTAAAAATAACAGCATTCATTTTCTAATTTCTGTTGATTGCATCATAAATTTGGGTGTCTTATTGTTTGAGTGATGACACAATATTTATTGCTTTATATGTTGCATTGCAATTTATGGCTAGTCAAGAAATGCCTCcacttaattttgaaatttcagaTAAGTCAAAACATAATGCAAAGTGGGATTTGTTTACTACTAAAATATTACTTCAAGTTTGTACGGATGAGATTCGTAAGTGTGGAAAACCAGGAATTTCATTTAGAACTAAAAGATGGGAAGTTGTAGTACAAGAATTTAATATTCGTGCTAATAAAaactatacccaaaaacaattaaaaaatagattGGATAGTCTAAGGAATGAATGGGCTTTATGAAAACAATTGAAGGGCAAAGAAACAGGTTTGGGTTGGAACCATGAGACGGGAACCATTGAAGCTGATGCCACATGGTGGGAagccaaaataaaagtaagtattttaaattttatatgtttcatctactataaattattttacatatgtaccttttttaaaagtttctttctctttaaTGTTTGTGTAGGTCAATCCAAAATATGCTAAATTTCGATATCAAGGGTTGGAACACGTTGATGAATTGGAATTTATATTTGGGGATACAGTAGCCACTAGTCAAAATGCATGGACACCAGCGATGGGTATACCAATTGAAGATAATGTCAGATCTACAAATCTAACTCCGTTACAAGACAATGTTGAATTTGATGCTGAAGAATTCAATTGTGATGAAGATGACAATCCTATAGTAAACACTGAaatgaagaggaaaaaaatggtgctagaagaaatgggaaaaaaagTGGCAAAGGGTAAGACAAAAA
Protein-coding sequences here:
- the LOC108661341 gene encoding uncharacterized protein LOC108661341 encodes the protein MRFGKETGLGWNHETGTIEADATWWEAKIKVNPKYAKFRYQGLEHVDELEFIFGDTVATSQNAWTPAMGIPIEDNVRSTNLTPLQDNVEFDAEEFNCDEDDNPIVNTEMKRKKMVLEEMGKKVAKGKTKIGTAASLQRTLERLCEPAESHNATESAEISMSSQAIGQYSIPECVRAMKYLQNEGRLSADEFNFALQLIKREENRLIFISLPDLSDKLNWIQYEHNLSKNSNGIS